One segment of Neobacillus endophyticus DNA contains the following:
- a CDS encoding YhcN/YlaJ family sporulation lipoprotein, with the protein MKKLVIVIGLCTIMALTGCAQDTGKNDMYRESDNTINVNKKRYELYREGGSQGVRDVTTGYGFVRHQKSPVMNDNTANQSFTALDREQVAHVISKQSVNIPNVHDVSTLVTDQDVLVAYDTDSKDRNLTADQVKKTAMSVVPRFYHVYVTDNKHLRRDVENLASLHSTSRNARNAVNHVINQMKKSPQGSTMNDLEDENGLTSDDHTLNRPYMNKTK; encoded by the coding sequence TTGAAAAAATTGGTCATAGTCATCGGATTATGTACGATTATGGCACTTACCGGATGCGCCCAGGATACAGGGAAAAACGATATGTATCGGGAAAGCGACAATACCATTAATGTGAACAAAAAACGCTATGAACTTTATAGAGAAGGCGGAAGCCAAGGGGTGCGGGACGTTACGACAGGTTATGGCTTTGTTCGTCACCAAAAGAGCCCCGTGATGAATGACAATACGGCAAATCAATCGTTTACAGCTTTGGACCGCGAACAGGTGGCACACGTTATTAGTAAACAAAGTGTTAATATTCCAAATGTTCATGATGTTTCAACCCTTGTCACCGACCAGGATGTATTGGTTGCCTATGATACGGATTCAAAAGATCGCAATTTAACTGCCGACCAAGTGAAGAAAACTGCCATGTCTGTTGTCCCAAGATTTTATCATGTTTATGTGACAGACAATAAGCACTTAAGACGCGATGTAGAAAACTTGGCATCTTTGCATTCCACAAGCCGAAATGCACGCAATGCCGTTAACCATGTTATTAATCAAATGAAAAAGTCCCCACAGGGTTCAACAATGAACGATCTTGAGGATGAAAATGGCCTGACATCTGATGATCATACATTAAACCGTCCATATATGAATAAAACCAAATAA
- the sufD gene encoding Fe-S cluster assembly protein SufD yields MTTEIKLPLDKGAVSSFSKEMNEPAWFAELRLKALDHFAELPMPKPDKTKIDKWNFTQFNQHTVKSTPFSSLADLPEAVKALVDTDVKNQNLYIQRNQTPAFLSISEELKSKGVIFTDLFTAAKEHGDLLKKYYMTQAINADEHRLTALHAALVNGGVFLYVPKNVEITEPIQAVFVQDDAEANLFNHVLVVAEDNSAVPYVENYISTVEESNTLANILTEVIAGANARVQYGAVDSLEKGVTVYVNRRGVAGRDARIEWALGLMNEGNTISDNTTNLLGDGSIGDTKTVVVGRGEQNGNFTTKVVHFGKHTLANILKHGVVKDSATVIFNGIGKIEHGASKSDAEQTSRVLMLSEKARGDANPMLLIDEDDVMAGHAASVGRVDPIQLYYLMSRGISKTEAERLVIHGFLAPVVNELPIEHVKAQLTEVIERKVR; encoded by the coding sequence ATGACAACGGAAATAAAATTACCACTTGATAAGGGAGCTGTCAGCTCATTTTCAAAAGAAATGAACGAGCCTGCCTGGTTTGCGGAACTTCGCCTAAAGGCTTTGGATCATTTCGCTGAACTGCCAATGCCTAAACCAGATAAAACAAAGATTGATAAATGGAATTTCACCCAATTCAATCAGCATACTGTAAAAAGTACTCCTTTCAGTTCACTAGCCGATCTGCCAGAAGCAGTAAAAGCATTAGTGGATACAGATGTAAAAAATCAAAATTTATATATCCAACGTAACCAGACGCCGGCTTTTCTTTCTATTTCTGAAGAGCTTAAGTCAAAAGGCGTTATTTTCACCGATTTATTTACAGCTGCAAAAGAGCACGGTGATTTATTGAAAAAATATTATATGACCCAAGCTATTAATGCAGATGAGCATCGTTTAACGGCTCTTCATGCTGCATTAGTAAATGGGGGAGTATTCCTATATGTTCCGAAAAACGTGGAAATTACAGAACCAATTCAAGCTGTTTTTGTCCAAGATGATGCGGAAGCTAATTTGTTTAACCATGTTCTTGTTGTCGCAGAAGATAACAGTGCTGTCCCATATGTTGAAAACTATATTTCCACAGTGGAAGAATCTAATACATTGGCGAATATCTTAACAGAGGTCATTGCAGGCGCCAATGCAAGAGTCCAATATGGTGCTGTTGACAGTTTGGAAAAAGGTGTGACCGTTTATGTGAACCGCCGCGGTGTTGCTGGAAGAGATGCTCGAATCGAATGGGCACTTGGTTTAATGAATGAAGGCAATACTATTTCTGATAATACGACAAACTTGCTTGGTGATGGTTCCATCGGCGATACCAAAACGGTAGTAGTTGGCCGTGGTGAGCAAAACGGCAATTTTACAACAAAAGTTGTTCACTTTGGTAAACATACATTGGCGAATATTTTAAAGCATGGGGTTGTTAAGGATAGCGCGACCGTGATTTTTAACGGTATTGGAAAAATTGAACATGGTGCGTCCAAATCCGATGCAGAACAAACTTCCCGTGTATTAATGCTAAGTGAGAAAGCGCGCGGAGATGCCAATCCAATGCTGTTAATTGATGAAGATGATGTTATGGCAGGCCATGCTGCATCTGTTGGCCGTGTTGACCCGATTCAACTTTATTATTTAATGAGCCGCGGAATATCAAAAACAGAAGCCGAGCGTTTAGTCATTCATGGTTTCTTGGCACCAGTAGTAAATGAGCTTCCAATTGAACATGTTAAGGCACAATTAACGGAAGTAATTGAAAGGAAAGTAAGATAA
- a CDS encoding bifunctional metallophosphatase/5'-nucleotidase: METIHIYHTNDIHSHLENWPRIRQFLKKEKERHQQTGDQVFLFDIGDFIDRWHPYTEATLGKGNIEFLNECQYNAVAIGNNEGVNLAHDDLNHLYDHAKFDILTANLFQKNGNYPDWIKPYMVYQTAQGTKVGVIGLTAYFAHLYELLGWKLTEPFSELKKWIQPLRKMADVVILLSHLGIHDDERIAAEFPEIDVILGAHTHHHLDIGKRIGNSIIGAAGKYGHYVGHVTLTLNNQKQITAKNALLYVEKDLPSVENEDEIVHSFLDKGREMLQNHVITLKQPLESDPFRETELALILCRAIREWCNADCAMLNAGLLLGPLANEVTDYDLLSICPHPINPCVVDLTGKELLEIISETKDQNLVKKHIKGLGFRGSVLGIFVFDQISFVQDKVLIHGEEVNLEKNYTLALPDMFTFGHFFKNVLPHKEKNYFLPEFLRDILKWKFQM; encoded by the coding sequence ATGGAAACGATACATATTTATCATACCAATGATATTCATAGCCATCTTGAAAATTGGCCGCGGATTCGGCAGTTTTTAAAAAAGGAAAAAGAACGCCATCAACAGACCGGAGATCAGGTGTTTCTTTTCGATATTGGGGATTTTATTGATCGCTGGCATCCTTATACTGAGGCAACTCTAGGAAAAGGGAATATTGAATTCTTGAATGAATGTCAATATAACGCCGTTGCCATTGGAAACAATGAAGGGGTTAATCTGGCGCATGACGATTTAAATCACCTTTATGATCATGCTAAATTTGATATTTTGACAGCGAATCTTTTTCAAAAAAACGGCAATTATCCGGACTGGATAAAGCCATATATGGTCTATCAGACAGCTCAGGGTACTAAAGTCGGTGTAATTGGGTTAACTGCCTATTTCGCTCACCTATATGAATTACTAGGCTGGAAGCTGACAGAACCTTTTTCGGAGCTGAAAAAGTGGATTCAACCATTAAGAAAAATGGCAGATGTAGTCATTCTGCTGTCTCATTTAGGCATCCATGATGATGAGCGAATTGCGGCAGAATTTCCTGAGATTGATGTTATTTTAGGAGCTCACACCCATCACCACCTTGATATAGGTAAACGGATCGGCAATTCGATTATTGGTGCCGCAGGAAAGTATGGCCACTATGTTGGCCATGTCACATTAACTCTAAATAACCAGAAGCAAATTACGGCTAAAAATGCACTTCTTTATGTGGAAAAGGACCTTCCTTCAGTTGAGAATGAGGACGAAATCGTTCATTCTTTTTTAGACAAGGGAAGAGAAATGCTTCAAAATCATGTTATAACGCTAAAGCAGCCGCTGGAAAGTGATCCGTTTAGGGAAACAGAATTGGCTCTTATTTTATGCCGGGCTATAAGGGAATGGTGTAATGCGGATTGCGCAATGTTAAATGCGGGCCTTCTGCTCGGCCCATTAGCAAATGAAGTGACGGACTATGACCTGCTGTCCATTTGCCCTCACCCAATAAATCCATGTGTTGTCGATCTTACGGGTAAGGAGCTGCTCGAAATTATATCAGAAACAAAAGATCAAAATTTAGTGAAAAAACATATTAAGGGTTTGGGTTTTAGAGGAAGTGTCTTAGGCATTTTCGTTTTTGACCAGATTAGTTTTGTTCAAGATAAAGTGTTGATTCATGGTGAAGAAGTAAATTTGGAAAAAAATTATACGCTGGCTCTTCCTGATATGTTCACGTTCGGCCATTTCTTTAAAAATGTTTTACCGCATAAGGAAAAGAATTATTTCTTGCCGGAATTCCTGCGGGATATATTAAAATGGAAGTTCCAGATGTAG
- a CDS encoding sulfite exporter TauE/SafE family protein produces the protein MEWLIIVLVGILASSVGSLIGMGGGIIVVPGLLYLSTLPGFSHLTPQVVVGTSLFTMIFTGLSSTLAYMKHKTVDYKSGFIFLIGSGPGSILGAWATEKLNLHSFNIYFGIFILLVSFVLVIKGKLKPHPFRKDHGIIRSFKDNSGNTYEYGFNPFLGAAISFVVGFLSGVFGIGGGSLMVPTMILLFFFPPHVATATSMFMILPTSILSSIAHIAMGNVNWLYAMALVPGAWLGAKAGVFLNTRLKSKTIVLILRTILVIVGIRLIYEGIAG, from the coding sequence ATGGAATGGTTAATCATTGTCTTGGTAGGGATACTAGCCAGCTCAGTCGGATCGCTGATTGGAATGGGTGGAGGAATTATTGTTGTTCCAGGGTTACTCTATTTATCCACATTACCTGGATTCAGCCATCTTACTCCTCAGGTGGTGGTAGGTACTTCACTGTTTACGATGATTTTTACCGGGTTATCATCCACATTAGCTTATATGAAACACAAAACAGTGGATTACAAAAGCGGCTTTATATTTCTAATTGGCAGTGGCCCTGGTAGTATCCTTGGGGCTTGGGCAACTGAAAAATTAAATTTACACTCCTTCAATATCTATTTTGGGATTTTCATTTTACTTGTTTCTTTTGTCCTCGTCATCAAGGGAAAATTAAAGCCCCATCCGTTTCGTAAAGATCATGGAATCATCAGGTCTTTCAAAGATAATAGTGGAAACACATACGAATATGGCTTTAACCCTTTTTTAGGTGCGGCAATCTCCTTTGTTGTTGGATTTTTATCTGGCGTTTTCGGCATCGGCGGCGGCTCGCTAATGGTACCAACCATGATTTTATTATTCTTTTTCCCTCCACACGTGGCAACGGCCACTTCAATGTTCATGATTCTTCCTACGTCCATATTGAGCTCTATTGCACATATTGCAATGGGAAATGTCAATTGGCTTTATGCTATGGCATTGGTTCCGGGGGCATGGTTAGGGGCGAAGGCCGGGGTGTTTTTAAATACTAGATTAAAAAGCAAAACGATTGTCTTGATTCTTCGAACTATTCTTGTTATTGTGGGGATACGTTTAATATATGAAGGAATAGCAGGGTAA
- the sufU gene encoding Fe-S cluster assembly sulfur transfer protein SufU, with the protein MSSNLDALYRRVIMDHYKKPRNRGILEDGNHTINMNNPTCGDRIQLTFKVENGMVEDARFEGEGCSISMSSASMMTEAIKGKKVEDALKLSKIFSDMMLGKEYDDEVDLGDIEALQGVAKFPARIKCATLAWKAMEKGLKNEEQE; encoded by the coding sequence ATGTCTTCTAATTTAGATGCACTTTATCGAAGAGTAATTATGGATCATTATAAAAAACCCCGCAATCGCGGGATTTTAGAAGATGGCAACCATACGATAAATATGAACAACCCTACTTGCGGCGACCGTATTCAGCTAACCTTTAAGGTGGAAAATGGAATGGTGGAGGACGCCCGCTTCGAGGGAGAAGGCTGTTCCATTTCGATGTCCTCAGCATCGATGATGACAGAAGCCATTAAAGGAAAAAAAGTAGAGGATGCTTTAAAGCTTTCCAAAATTTTTTCTGATATGATGCTAGGAAAAGAATATGACGACGAAGTAGATTTAGGCGATATTGAAGCACTTCAAGGTGTTGCCAAATTTCCAGCTAGAATTAAATGTGCTACATTGGCATGGAAGGCTATGGAAAAAGGCTTGAAGAACGAGGAACAAGAATAG
- a CDS encoding YutD family protein — protein sequence MIVLNNTNYELVQEYRNGFNEEALKARYSDILSRYDYIVGDWGYNQLRLKGFFDDQNQKATYDTKISTLSEYLYEFCNFGCAYFVLKKLKK from the coding sequence ATGATTGTTCTAAACAATACGAATTATGAATTGGTACAGGAATACCGGAACGGTTTTAATGAGGAAGCCTTAAAGGCAAGATATAGTGACATATTATCCAGATATGATTACATTGTAGGGGACTGGGGCTATAATCAGCTTCGCCTGAAGGGATTCTTTGATGATCAGAATCAAAAAGCAACGTATGATACGAAGATCAGCACGTTAAGTGAATATCTCTATGAATTTTGCAATTTTGGCTGTGCTTATTTTGTTTTAAAAAAATTAAAGAAATAA
- the sufB gene encoding Fe-S cluster assembly protein SufB codes for MAKKMPEIGEYKYGFADKDVSIFRSKRGLTREIVEEISKMKGEPQWMLDFRLKSLEIFYSKPMPQWGGDLKSLNFDEITYYVKPSEKSEKSWDEVPEEIKATFDKLGIPEAEQKYLAGVSAQYESEVVYHNMKEDLEELGIVFKDTDSALRENEDLFREHWAKVIPPTDNKFAALNSAVWSGGSFIYVPPGVKVDTPLQAYFRINSENMGQFERTLIIVDEGAHVHYVEGCTAPVYTTNSLHSAVVEIIIKKDAYCRYTTIQNWANNVFNLVTKRAVCEENATMEWIDGNIGSKLTMKYPAVILKGEGARGMTLSIAIAGKGQVQDTGSKMIHLAPNTSSTIVSKSISKHGGKTNYRGLVHFGRKADGARANIECDTLIMDNLSTSDTIPYNEVLNNNISLEHEAKVSKVSEEQLFYLMSRGVSEQEATEMIVMGFIEPFTKELPMEYAVEMNRLIKFEMEGSIG; via the coding sequence ATGGCAAAAAAAATGCCTGAGATCGGTGAATATAAATATGGTTTTGCCGATAAAGACGTTTCCATCTTTAGATCCAAACGTGGTTTAACACGTGAAATCGTGGAAGAGATTTCAAAAATGAAGGGTGAGCCTCAATGGATGCTTGACTTCCGTTTGAAATCATTGGAAATTTTCTACAGCAAACCAATGCCTCAATGGGGCGGAGATTTAAAATCATTAAACTTTGATGAAATTACTTACTATGTCAAACCTTCTGAGAAGTCCGAGAAGTCTTGGGATGAAGTACCAGAAGAAATTAAGGCTACATTCGATAAACTTGGGATTCCAGAAGCAGAACAAAAATATCTTGCTGGGGTATCTGCTCAATACGAATCTGAGGTTGTTTACCACAATATGAAAGAGGATCTTGAAGAATTAGGTATCGTCTTCAAAGATACTGATTCTGCGCTTAGAGAGAATGAAGATCTTTTCCGCGAGCACTGGGCGAAAGTAATCCCGCCAACTGATAATAAATTTGCGGCGCTAAACTCTGCTGTTTGGTCCGGCGGTTCCTTCATTTATGTTCCGCCAGGTGTGAAAGTGGATACGCCATTACAGGCCTATTTCCGCATTAACTCTGAAAACATGGGCCAATTTGAAAGAACATTAATCATCGTTGATGAAGGTGCACATGTACACTACGTAGAGGGCTGTACAGCACCAGTATATACAACAAACTCCCTTCACAGTGCTGTTGTAGAGATTATTATTAAAAAAGACGCTTACTGCCGTTATACAACGATTCAAAACTGGGCTAATAACGTGTTTAACCTCGTTACAAAGCGCGCAGTTTGCGAAGAAAACGCAACTATGGAATGGATCGACGGCAACATCGGTTCAAAATTAACAATGAAATATCCGGCTGTTATTTTAAAAGGCGAAGGCGCACGCGGTATGACACTGTCAATCGCCATTGCTGGTAAAGGGCAAGTCCAGGATACTGGTTCGAAGATGATCCATTTGGCTCCAAATACGTCTTCTACGATTGTATCGAAATCCATTTCGAAGCACGGTGGAAAAACAAACTATCGCGGGTTGGTACATTTCGGCCGCAAAGCAGATGGTGCGCGTGCAAACATCGAGTGCGATACATTGATCATGGATAACCTGTCTACTTCTGATACGATTCCATATAACGAAGTATTAAATAACAATATTTCACTTGAACACGAAGCAAAGGTTTCCAAAGTTTCGGAAGAGCAGCTGTTCTATTTAATGAGCCGCGGTGTTTCTGAACAGGAAGCAACTGAAATGATCGTTATGGGCTTCATCGAGCCATTTACAAAAGAACTTCCAATGGAATATGCCGTTGAAATGAACCGTCTGATCAAGTTTGAGATGGAAGGCTCTATTGGGTAA
- the lipA gene encoding lipoyl synthase: MSNKDEILRKPEWLKIKLNTNESYTGLKKLMREKNLHTVCEEARCPNIHECWGVRRTATFMILGDVCTRACRFCAVKTGLPTELDWKEPERVADSVQIMNLKHVVVTAVARDDLKDGGAAVFAETVRAIRRKNPFTSIEVLPSDMGGKEENLQILMDAKPDILNHNIETVKRLTPRVRARAKYDRSLEFLRRAKEMNPSIPTKSSLMVGLGETKEEILEVMDDLRANNVDIMTIGQYLQPTKSHLKVVKYYSPDEFKELQEIALSKGFSHCEAGPLVRSSYHADEQVNAAAKHKQMLGEKDAQQA, encoded by the coding sequence ATGAGTAACAAAGATGAAATTCTTAGAAAACCGGAATGGTTAAAAATAAAATTAAATACAAATGAGTCTTATACAGGCTTAAAAAAATTAATGCGTGAAAAAAATCTACATACCGTTTGTGAGGAAGCACGGTGTCCGAATATCCATGAATGCTGGGGAGTAAGACGAACAGCAACCTTTATGATCTTAGGTGACGTATGTACACGTGCTTGCCGCTTTTGCGCTGTAAAAACGGGACTGCCGACGGAATTAGATTGGAAAGAGCCTGAAAGGGTTGCTGATTCTGTGCAAATCATGAACTTAAAGCATGTTGTTGTGACAGCTGTAGCCCGAGATGACTTAAAAGATGGCGGTGCTGCTGTATTTGCTGAAACCGTTCGGGCGATCCGCAGGAAAAATCCATTTACAAGTATTGAAGTTCTTCCATCCGATATGGGCGGAAAGGAAGAGAATTTGCAAATCTTAATGGATGCAAAACCAGATATCCTTAATCATAATATCGAGACAGTCAAAAGGCTGACCCCAAGAGTCAGAGCCCGTGCTAAATACGATCGCTCTCTTGAATTCCTGCGCCGGGCAAAAGAAATGAATCCTTCCATCCCAACAAAATCGAGTCTGATGGTAGGGCTTGGTGAAACGAAAGAAGAAATTCTTGAAGTGATGGATGACTTAAGAGCCAACAATGTAGACATCATGACAATTGGGCAATATCTACAGCCGACAAAAAGCCATCTCAAGGTTGTAAAATATTACAGTCCTGATGAATTTAAAGAGCTGCAAGAAATTGCCCTTAGCAAAGGCTTCAGCCACTGTGAAGCAGGTCCGCTTGTCCGCTCATCCTATCATGCTGATGAGCAGGTCAATGCTGCTGCCAAGCACAAGCAAATGCTTGGCGAAAAAGATGCTCAGCAGGCGTAA
- a CDS encoding DUF72 domain-containing protein, whose product MIYIGVTGWGDHDCLYPWPISPKDKLKEYAGHFPAVEVDSAFYAIQPKRNAVKWVSETPNSFQFIVKAYQGMTGHMRGDIPFESKPQMFQAFKESLEPYQEKDKLAMVLFQFPPWFDCRRENVEYLRWCRQEMGDVPCALEFRHQSWFTPQYRQRTLDFMTAEKWIHSICDEPQSGEGSIPVVLHSTDTEKVLVRFHGRNTYGWQKRNAENWRDVRYLYRYNYEELLEWAGWIKKLATDCSHVYLLFNNNSGGDAADNAKEMINILQIEYEGLAPRQLDLF is encoded by the coding sequence GTGATCTATATTGGCGTAACAGGCTGGGGAGATCATGATTGTTTATATCCTTGGCCAATCTCTCCCAAGGATAAATTAAAAGAGTATGCCGGACATTTTCCTGCTGTTGAAGTCGACTCTGCATTTTATGCTATTCAGCCAAAACGCAATGCTGTGAAATGGGTTAGTGAAACACCGAATAGCTTTCAGTTCATTGTTAAAGCCTATCAAGGAATGACAGGGCATATGCGCGGTGATATTCCCTTTGAATCAAAACCGCAGATGTTTCAAGCTTTTAAAGAATCACTCGAGCCCTATCAAGAGAAAGACAAACTAGCCATGGTTTTATTCCAATTTCCGCCATGGTTTGACTGCCGCCGCGAAAATGTAGAATATTTAAGATGGTGCCGGCAAGAAATGGGTGACGTGCCATGTGCCCTTGAATTTCGGCATCAGTCATGGTTTACGCCGCAGTACCGCCAGAGAACACTCGATTTTATGACGGCTGAAAAATGGATTCACAGCATTTGTGATGAGCCGCAATCTGGCGAAGGCTCCATACCTGTAGTTTTACATTCAACAGACACTGAAAAAGTGCTTGTAAGGTTCCATGGCCGTAACACTTATGGCTGGCAGAAGCGAAATGCTGAAAACTGGCGAGATGTCCGATATCTCTATCGTTATAATTATGAAGAACTGCTGGAATGGGCTGGGTGGATTAAAAAACTTGCAACAGACTGCAGCCACGTTTACCTGCTCTTTAATAACAATTCCGGCGGAGATGCAGCAGACAACGCGAAAGAAATGATCAACATTTTGCAAATTGAATACGAGGGACTGGCTCCTAGACAGCTGGATTTATTTTAA
- a CDS encoding M23 family metallopeptidase gives MRAILITGTFLIFFTLTVAVRDAHANDQDPNQERMKLYKKIEAVTNIPWYYLAAVDQYERSIRQVRRDLPKPDSLIGIYIPPNKWSGYANPNLQEENPAIIQFFGGMGVDGDGDGKASEKNDDDVLYAFAHYLTSYGVDHDNIKIGLWNYYHRDKTVGIIVGKAQMYRHFGRLNLDRQVFPVPLRSNHSYRSTWGDARGWGGRRMHEGTDIFAGYGVPVRATCYGIIEMKGWNKFGGWRIGIRDINNTYHYFAHLSGFAPNLHVGQIVEPGMIIGGVGSSGYGPPGTSGKFPPHLHYGMYRDNGITEWSFDPYPHLAKWKRMERMELRRSR, from the coding sequence GTGCGGGCTATTCTTATAACTGGTACTTTTCTTATATTCTTTACGTTAACAGTGGCTGTCAGGGATGCTCATGCAAATGACCAGGATCCAAATCAGGAGAGAATGAAGCTTTATAAAAAAATCGAAGCCGTAACCAATATTCCTTGGTATTATTTAGCGGCTGTTGATCAATATGAAAGAAGTATCCGCCAGGTTCGGCGAGATTTGCCAAAGCCGGACAGTCTTATCGGTATTTATATCCCTCCTAACAAATGGTCAGGCTACGCTAACCCTAACCTACAGGAAGAAAATCCTGCCATCATACAGTTTTTTGGTGGGATGGGGGTCGACGGCGATGGTGATGGCAAGGCGAGCGAGAAAAATGATGATGACGTGTTATACGCCTTCGCCCATTATCTGACATCTTATGGCGTTGACCATGATAATATCAAAATTGGGCTTTGGAATTACTATCATCGTGATAAAACGGTGGGAATTATTGTAGGTAAAGCACAAATGTATCGTCATTTTGGACGTCTCAATCTGGATAGGCAGGTGTTTCCTGTTCCGCTGCGTTCCAATCACAGTTATCGCAGCACATGGGGAGATGCCCGCGGCTGGGGAGGGCGTAGAATGCATGAGGGAACTGATATCTTTGCCGGCTACGGTGTCCCTGTCCGGGCAACCTGTTACGGCATTATCGAAATGAAAGGCTGGAATAAATTTGGAGGCTGGAGAATCGGCATCCGCGATATTAATAACACGTATCATTACTTCGCTCATCTCAGCGGCTTTGCCCCTAATCTGCATGTTGGGCAAATAGTAGAACCAGGTATGATTATTGGCGGAGTAGGGAGCTCAGGCTATGGACCTCCAGGAACATCAGGCAAATTTCCTCCTCATTTGCACTATGGCATGTATAGGGACAATGGAATCACCGAATGGTCATTTGACCCTTATCCGCATTTAGCCAAATGGAAACGGATGGAGAGAATGGAGCTGCGAAGAAGCAGATAA
- a CDS encoding YunC family protein: MIDISPVTINGYTFLAVTVLLPKTTLLAVTNDKGYIMCGALDVGLLNDKLRDRRIIAGRAVGVRTIEQLLNAPLESVTYEAEELGIHKGMIGKDALLKMI; the protein is encoded by the coding sequence TTGATAGATATTTCACCTGTTACTATTAACGGTTATACGTTTTTAGCTGTTACGGTGTTATTGCCTAAAACTACATTGCTTGCCGTGACAAACGATAAAGGATATATCATGTGCGGCGCATTGGATGTCGGTCTATTAAATGATAAGTTGAGGGATCGGCGGATTATTGCTGGCAGGGCAGTAGGTGTAAGAACCATCGAGCAGCTGTTAAATGCCCCGTTGGAATCCGTCACATATGAGGCCGAAGAATTGGGAATTCACAAAGGTATGATCGGTAAGGATGCCTTGTTGAAAATGATTTAA
- a CDS encoding cysteine desulfurase, whose product MNITDIRKQFPILDQEVNGKPLVYLDSSATSQKPIQVIEALDQYYRGYNSNVHRGVHTLGTKATDAYEGAREKVRKFINAKSIQEIIFTRGTTTALNTVASSYAAANLMEGDEIIITYMEHHSNLIPWQQVAKKTGAQLKYFPLQADGTLSLDDVRATVTPNTKIVAVTQVSNVLGTINPIKEIAQIAHENGAIIVVDGAQSAPHMKIDVQDLDCDFLAFSGHKMCAPTGIGVLYGKRELLENMEPIEFGGEMIDFVELYDSTWKELPWKFEGGTPIIAGAIGLGAAIDFLTEVGLDQILEHEHKLAAYALDKLSSVEGITIYGPMDPAKRGGLVTFNIEDVHPHDVATVLDAEGIAVRAGHHCAQPLMKWLKASATARASFYLYNTEEDIDKLVEGLVKTKEYFSDVF is encoded by the coding sequence ATGAATATCACGGATATTCGTAAACAGTTTCCGATCTTAGACCAAGAAGTCAACGGTAAGCCTTTAGTATATCTTGACAGCTCGGCTACTTCCCAGAAGCCAATTCAAGTAATTGAAGCACTGGATCAATACTATCGGGGATACAATTCAAATGTCCACCGCGGTGTGCATACACTAGGGACAAAAGCAACTGATGCTTACGAAGGAGCACGTGAAAAGGTTCGTAAGTTCATTAACGCAAAATCGATTCAAGAAATCATTTTTACACGAGGAACAACAACTGCCCTTAACACGGTAGCATCGAGCTATGCGGCTGCCAACCTTATGGAAGGCGACGAAATTATCATTACGTATATGGAACACCACAGCAATCTGATTCCATGGCAGCAAGTGGCGAAGAAAACGGGTGCACAGTTAAAGTACTTCCCGCTTCAGGCGGATGGTACATTGTCATTGGATGATGTCCGAGCTACCGTTACGCCAAATACAAAGATTGTAGCGGTAACGCAAGTATCAAATGTTCTCGGAACCATCAATCCGATTAAAGAAATCGCGCAAATTGCTCATGAAAATGGGGCGATCATCGTGGTTGACGGCGCGCAAAGTGCACCGCACATGAAGATTGATGTTCAAGATTTGGACTGTGACTTCCTTGCTTTCTCTGGGCATAAAATGTGTGCCCCTACGGGAATCGGTGTTCTATATGGAAAAAGAGAACTGCTTGAAAATATGGAGCCAATTGAGTTTGGCGGCGAAATGATTGATTTTGTTGAATTATATGATTCAACATGGAAAGAGCTGCCGTGGAAATTTGAAGGTGGGACACCTATCATCGCTGGAGCGATTGGTCTCGGTGCAGCTATCGATTTCTTAACTGAAGTTGGCTTGGATCAAATTCTGGAACATGAACATAAGCTTGCAGCATATGCTTTAGATAAGCTGTCTTCTGTTGAAGGTATTACAATTTACGGACCAATGGATCCGGCAAAACGCGGCGGTCTTGTTACATTTAATATTGAAGACGTTCATCCGCATGATGTTGCCACTGTTTTGGATGCGGAAGGAATCGCGGTTCGCGCTGGCCACCATTGCGCACAGCCGTTGATGAAATGGCTAAAAGCTTCTGCAACAGCACGTGCCAGCTTTTACCTGTATAATACAGAAGAAGATATTGATAAACTCGTTGAAGGGCTTGTCAAAACAAAGGAGTATTTCAGCGATGTCTTCTAA